Genomic segment of Arachis stenosperma cultivar V10309 chromosome 4, arast.V10309.gnm1.PFL2, whole genome shotgun sequence:
tgatgatgatgaggagttTTTTTTGGGGGGGAGGGGCTTTCAAGTATAGGACAAGTAAATGATTTAGTCAAATGATGTCGGATATCTATGAGGGTATGGATACAACCCACGAATGGCTAATTCCTACTTATAAAAAGGTGTTGGAACGGTACTGGAAAATAGATGAGAAATGGAAAAATATAAGGAAAAAAGCAAAGGAAAATTGAGCGTCACTCTTAGGTGGTTCTGTCCATTGTGGTGGTTCTATTCCACTGAGTTCAACTATAGAGAGAATGGTAACATAATTTAAGTGGCTTTATATCTTATTAAATAGacatttatttatgtaaaatttttcttattttgtgttttatgtgAAATAGAAGAAGCAGTTCGGTTGTACACCAACCGACGAGGAAGTCTTCAAGAAAACCCACAGACTTAAAAGTGACAAGTCTAAATTAGTGGACAAGCGCTCTCAAGACACTCATGTGAGATATACTATAAATAttaaatcattaattaattaaaatattatataaatgtgGTCCTGGATTTGTTGTTTATACATGTGCCTTATGATTTTCTTATGGTTTTATGTGAAAATAGCTTTTGTTCCAATTCTTATTGAGAAACATGTATTGATATACTGTATGTTAGGAAACTGTTACTGGAATAAACCAGTTAAGAAATTGTTACTTAAGAAGACATGACGGTGTCATTTAGTCGATAGCTACCATTCTAATTCTAgtgcacaagaagaagaaggattCAGGGATAGATATCCTttgtagtaatttttttattcgtTGTTTTAAAGTAGGGGAATAGATCTCATAGAGAGGGCAAGTAAAATACAAAAGAGCAAGAGTGAGAGAGACAAAAATTTGTCGGTAATTTTTGTAGAAGAATTATCAATAGAAAAAATCTGTCGGTAAGTAATTTTTGACGAGGCTTTTATAGAGGGACAAAATTCATCGGTAACCAAAAATTTATCTGTAATAAAGATCACATTCATCTGTAAATCTATCTGTAATAAGCAATTTTCTAATTGTGTATCATAGTTTAATTAAAGCTAAAAATGTTATAGTGAGTTTTGGATTCAATGACTATGAtgttaagaaaaaatattattgtatgGTCTTTAACTTTCATGACATTGTCCTTAATATTATgctaaattcaatttattcttgGGATATTTGAGTTGATATGTATATTGAGGAGTATCTGTGATTCCACAGTTTTACAAGTTTATAAGTTGTGAAGTgcactagtctagtataaatagaaccttttactattgtattttcatcttagAATCTTATAATCTTAGAATCTTTAgattatcttttgatcatcttttgatctcttgatcacgttttgggaggctggcaattcggccatgcctggacctttcatcacttatgtattttcaacggtggagtttctacacctcatagattcaggtgtggagctctgctgttcctcaagtattaatgcaaagtactattgttcttctattcaattcaaacttattcttattccaagatattcattcgcacacaagaacatgatgaatgtgatgatcaagtgacacttatcaccattctcacttatgaacgagtgcctgacaaacacttccgttctacatgaaaacaagcttgaatgcatatctcttgggaCTCTAATCAACGATTTACATCATTttccctctgacaatggggcatctaaatatgagattagaaccttcgtggtaaaGGCTAGAAACAATTAgtagcattcctgagatccaaaaagtctaaaccttgtttgtggtattccgagtaggatctgggaagggatgactgtgacgagcttcaaacttgtgACTGTGGGGCGCAGTGATAGTGCACAAAAGGATCATTAGATCTTATTCTGACacgatcgagaatcgacagctgattagccatgcggtagctgtgcctggtatttttcatctgagacgagaaatccgacagttgattagccgtacagaaaccgtagatgaccattttcactgagaggacaggaggtagccattgacaacggtgatccccaacatacagcttgccatggaaaggagtatgaatgattgaatgaagacagtagaaaagcagagattcagaagaaatgacgcatcttcatacgcttatctaaaattcccaccaatgaattacataagtatctctatctttattttatgtttatttatcttttagttatcaaaatcccataaccatttgaatcctcctgactgagatttacaagatgaccatagcttgcttcaagcgacaatctccgtgggatcgacccttactcacgtaaggtattacttggacgacccagtgcacttgctggttagttgtgcggaattgtgaGGAAAGTGTTGAGATTACGATCGCGtataccaagtttttggtgccgttgtcaaagatcacaatttcgtgcaccaagatacaaaaaaataaattaaaaaatttaaattattcataCTAAGGtaatatatttattgatatctctttttcaaaaaacaatATTTATCCCTTTTTCTGTTACTAcctatttttactatttttaagtTATTGAAAGTTTAATTAAAGATGGTTATCATAGATAATAAAAATCATTGAAAACAataatttcatgcataaaattTATGAATGAACCTACAAATTACTACAACATTTGCCATCATTTTCATTTTGGTCCTTACTAGTCCCTATTGTATTTTCAATTTGGTCTTGcataagcataaaattagaagacatttattatattagaaattaaaattaaaaagaaataccTATTGATGATGGTGTGGAGTTGAAGATTGTGCCATTTTGAAACGTTGAATGGAAGTTTGTATAGTGGCAAGTTCAATTTGACATTGTTTGATTAAGTTTTGATAACGATGGATAAGCTGAACAGGACCAGTAACAAGGTATCACTTCCACAAGTTGGCTTCAATAACCAAAGATCTTACTGTCACTTGACATATCTTGTCCGAGATTTCTACTGTCCTTACACTAGGTTTTTTCTTTGCTTTCTGCACTATACCACATTCggttaatattaaaaatattcctTTTAAGATTGAAAATATTCCTAACTTGTCAATTCTTTATGAAATTATCAGTTCATTATCTTTTTCTCCTGGTTCTCAGAAGATTACAGAGATCATCAAGAAACAGTATGATAAACCGTACAGAAAGTTTGCGAATGTCCCTCTTCCGATAAAGAAGCTTTCGTTTAAGGAGTGAAAGGTAAAAGTAACATATATATcatgaaaattatataaattattctAAGAACAAACTaggttattttcttttcttatcttatatTATAGTATACTTTTTATATGCAGAGCCACTTTcttattgatgatgatgaggaggagttTTTTTTTAGGGCTTTCAAGTATATAGGACAAGTAAGCGATTTAGCCAAATGATGTCGGATATTTGTGAGGATGTGGATACAACCCACAAATGGCTAATTCCTGCTTACAAAAAGCGGTTGGAAAGGTACTGAGAAACAGATGAGAAATGAAAACATATAAAGAAAAAAGCAAGGGAGAATCGAGCCTCACTCTTAGGTGGTTCTATCCATTGTGGTGGTTCTATTCCACTGAACTCAATTATCTGCATACCTAGTAAATTGAACATCCAGCCATTGTTAACTGCGCACAGAGTAAATCGAATCAAAAGAAATAAccattcaattaaaaataatgaacatAATCATCTGCATACTTATTGAATTGAACATTCGACATATTCattattcacattgtttagtattctcattgtctacctatatatatatatatatatatatatttttttatgaaaatatcttttctatcgGTAAAATGACGAGAGAGTGACTATAGTAATAAAAATTCTagtagtataaaatatatagtcaattatattattattttatttgttcaaGCAAGACTACTAATTAACTAAAGACCAGACTCATATATGGTGGTAGACTCCAGTGTCATCCACCAAACTCCTCGCACACCCAGTCAAACACATCGGCTTTCAATAttgaaatttaataaaatcaccTTAATTATAAACATACTATAAGTACACTATTAGTTAATAAATCACACACATATTTTTGCTTCGAAGATAGTTAATTTCAACGTGACATTGATATAATGCATGGATTAATAAGCACGTGTGCCCAACTACCTACTGGATGCACTTATTCATATCCTTCATAGTTCATACTTTAGACATATGTAATGTAAATAAATAGAGCCGCCAGACATTAAATAAAAGATTTCTATAATATGATTGGATGCATACATGAGATAAAAgaggaaattaaaagaaataacaaaTACTATATTCTACCAACCACAAAAATGGACCCATACATCAATCACTAAAGACGAAAAGCTCTCTAAACAAATATGCCGCTGCCGCCAATCTGGTCCGCCATCCACACAATATCATGAATTAAACTACACAATATATGGAACATGATGCATGcacaatcaatcaatcaaagtCAAAGCAAAACAATTAAACAACCAAGAAGTCAGAATACTTCGTTTTTGAAGTtaactaattaaataataatcatTGTCACCATTACGACACTTTGAGTTAGCACGTTTTCTATGTAACTTCCAATTCCCCCATTTAATTCCACATATGCCCCTGGCATACTCGTGCATATAAATATTCCCCTTCTCCCTGCCTAAGTCTTCACCAAAATACAAAGCACATAGCTAAAGTTTGCTCTCCCAAAGAACATAGCTAAGCTTTGTTGTCCCAAAGAACACAGCTAGGAAAAGATGGTGGCTGTTAGTGAGATCCACACGGCTCAAAGGGCAGAAGGCCCTGCAACTGTATTGGCGATTGGCACAGCAAATCCATCAAACTGTGTTGATCAGAGTACATATGCAGATTATTATTTTAGAGTCACCAACAGTGAGCATATGACCGATCTTAAGAAGAAGTTTCAGCGCATTTgtatgtatttttattaattaatcgttttagttttattttatttaatatttatcaaaaaaatttatcgttttacttttatattacttaaacagaaaattaatatattatacaATATATTATATTCACTGTTTGACATTAATTATAATAACTATATAACATTATttctataattataaatttatataaactATATATTCAAATGGTATTTAAAGATTTAAGTCACTACAAAAATAACTCAAGAATAACATTATTACTATATATATCATTTTCTAAACTTTATCAAAGGTAATGATGGATGTGAATTATACATTTTTGTTTCAGGTGAGAGAACACAGATCAAGAACAGACATATGTACTTAACAGAAGAGATACTgaaagaaaatcctaacatgtgCGCATACAAGGCACCGTCGTTGGATGCAAGAGAAGACATGATGATCAGGGAGGTACCAAGGGTTGGAAAAGAGGCTGCAACCAAGGCCATCAAGGAATGGGGCCAACCAATGTCTAAGATCACACATTTGATCTTCTGCACCACCAGCGGTGTTGCATTGCCTGGCGTTGATTACGAACTCATCGTACTCTTAGGGCTCGACCCAAGCGTCAAGAGGTACATGATGTACCACCAAGGCTGCTTCGCTGGCGGCACTGTCCTTCGTTTGGCTAAGGACTTGGCTGAAAACAACAAGGATGCTCGTGTGCTTATTGTTTGTTCTGAAAATACTTCAGTCACTTTTCGTGGCCCTAGTGAGACAGACATGGATAGTCTTGTAGGGCAAGCATTGTTTGCCGATGGAGCTGCTGCGATTATCATTGGTTCTGATCCTATTCCAGAGGTTGAGAATCCTCTCTTTGAGATTGTTTCAACTGATCAACAACTTGTCCCTAACAGCCATGGAGCTATTGGTGGTCTCCTTCGTGAAGTTGGACTTACATTCTATCTTAACAAGAGTGTTCCAGATATTATTTCACAAAACATCAATGATGCACTCAGTAAAGCTTTTGATCCACTAGGTATATCTGATTATAACTCAATATTTTGGATTGCACATCCAGGTGGGCGTGCAATTTTGGACCAGGTTGAACAGAAGGTGAACCTGAAGCCAGAGAAGATGAAAGCCACTAGAGATGTGCTTAGTAATTATGGTAACATGTCAAGTGCATGTGTGTTCTTCATTATGGATTTGATGAGGAAGAGGTCACTTGAAAGAGGACTTAAAACTACCGGAGAAGGACTTGATTGGGGTGTGCTTTTTGGCTTTGGTCCTGGTCTTACTATTGAAACTGTCGTTCTCCGCAGCGTGGCCATATAATGCACTTAATTCTAGATATATGCGattgtgttattttttaatcattttttttgCTCTAAAATAAGGTCCTAAATGGCTCATATATTATTAGATGAGTGAAAAATCAGAAAAAGATGTCTAAAGTTAATTCTTTATGCAAAGATCCCTAATATCAAAGTTTGTAATTGttaattagtaaaaaatatatcaaattcttTTCCATTGAGCAGCATAACACATGCCATTATTGATTGGGTTGTAATTTCATCTAAAAACAACTATAAACACCTTCGGATGAGGTTTCATTAAGATAAAGTCATAAAAGAATTAGGTATGGTAGTACAAGGCTTGATGTGTtatgtttgtaattttttatgttatcgTGTACACATATGTTTGAACTTTGAAGCATCTCATATAATTATGTAATAATGTTAGTTACTTTTATTGTCTAATTTTCAATATGTTGTTATACAAGCttgaatataataaaattaattttattgaaaaagaataCACATGTCATCTTGCATAACTATGTGACCAACTGACCATTTTGTTTAAACGTAAAACCAtcccctccccccccccccccctccccTTCCCGGGTTTCTAATTTAAGTCTGATTGCACTGTGCACAACATTTGAAAAGTATACATATGTCTCCTATTCTCAATCATATGAAACCGTTAGAGTACACAACatagtaatttttattataaaaatgttaaaaaattcattaaatttaaagtttaacTATTTGCAAtactaaaaataagaaaatcaatgactaataattttttatttatttttaaaatataacaatcactcattaataataatatatagtttgtgattaaattaaaatatttatattagaatTCTATCTTTTTAAagatttcttttttaaataataaataatattatgggTTGAATTTGTAGATATTTTCTCATGATTCATGAATAAAACTTTCAAATCCTCTTACTCTAATTTTAAAACTGATTTGAGCAAATACAATCTAACatgagataaaaaaaatcttgaATTACCTTTTTTGTTATCatagcaaaagaaaatattatggaaaattatttttgttaaaatctACTTAGAATTGTTTTATATTCTAATAACATATTCATTCTTGGAATTAAAGTAATATGACCAACATTGTCACTTGTTGAAACTTACTAATATATTTTGTCTATTCTTGAGTTAAAGTAGCTGTATTTCTACCTAAAAAcggttttatattttttgttagtttaacACTTACCAAAACTCCTAAAGATAAGATGAAAGCacaacactacaagaaaaacgcTGAGTACTGTCGGATTCTTCAAATATATTCGACGGCAATGAATTCACCGTTGGAAATGATTAGACGATATAAATCTTGCCGGTAAATATTTACCGTTGGATTTATTTCATCCGACGGTAATTACCGTCGAATTTTGCGACAAATTGCCAACTCCGGAAACCAATTGGTTATCGGTAAATTTTTCGAATGATAACGTTGGCGCCAAAAAAATTGTTTCGCTCCATGTTATCGTCAGATTATTTCTACGGTAATTTTGACGGTAAcgtcattttttttcaaattttaaataaattgtcaattttaattttaaatttaaatttttcataCAATTAGTAGTCAATTCATAAATATTGCaggatttttatttaaaataaataaataatacaatgtGTAAAATAAAAGTCAGGTACACCAAATAAATGTATGAAAACTTGATGAAGAGATTAATgccggtttagaatttctcagtAGAAAAGAACTTCGTTGCAAGCATAGTCAAAACCGACAATTAAACTCTAAATCAAAGTTTAAATATAGGTTGTCACATAAGTCAaaccaatataaaaaaatcgagagtatttaaatctcgggCCGTTCTCCCTAGAAATTGCAATcaagtgctcaattattggttatgagggAAAAAGGAGTTTGATggcaattgacaagaaaataaaaagttaagAAAGTAAATAAGCATGCAAGGGAATTAAAACTCAAAGCAagcaaatcaaaaatgaaattTAAGTGGCAAAAAGaaactcttggcaagggttgagaATTAAGGATTCCTATCCTAGTGTCGACCATAAACATGGAAATTGTGAAgaattaatcccaattagtcaaCCCTAACATCGAGAATAAGTCGAAAGGgcataattgatctcaatccacaaatcctaatcaactcactaattaacttagtgaaatgctagcgttagtggaaatGGCCCTAAGTCGGCGATGCAGGAGGCGGTGACGATGTCCATGTGCCACCAACATTATCGCTGCCACCAACAGGTTCGATTCTAGCGGTGCACATCTGGACCTAGTACACCTCCATTGGAGCCTCCATACATTGCATCCACTCCAGCGACTCCTTAAACTCCAGCCTGAGCTCATCTGTAGATGTCATGCGGGTGAGAATTTTCTGATACCTCTCCTGATAATCGTTAAGCTCCTGAGCATGCTGGTGAAGGCTATGCTAGAGCTCCTGCACCTGGAGCCTCAAATCCATGCCTTCCTCGGGTTGGACAGCTCGAATGGTAGCGGAGCTTGATGATAGCCTCAACATCGAGGTACGGAGGCTGCTGGCAAAGAATGACCCCATCCCGTATACGTGATTCTTGTACGAGGAAGAGGCGGTCTCACGCAAAACCGTATCGGGGTCGACGATTGAGGCCACAGATCCATCGATGGCATCCTCCCCACTTTTCTGAGACTGTTAGGTCGTGGTCTCCAATCTCTGTGTGTAGGACTCTTGTACAATTAACATATATTACTATGTGATTAGTAAGCTAAGATAGATCTACAGTTAATATCTAATAATTTCATAGCAGAAGATAATCAGACGTATGTTTACTTACATAATAGTCTTGAAACTACTGATCAACAAATCTCGTTTTGTTCTCCTTCAGCATGTG
This window contains:
- the LOC130976716 gene encoding putative stilbene synthase 2, whose product is MVAVSEIHTAQRAEGPATVLAIGTANPSNCVDQSTYADYYFRVTNSEHMTDLKKKFQRICERTQIKNRHMYLTEEILKENPNMCAYKAPSLDAREDMMIREVPRVGKEAATKAIKEWGQPMSKITHLIFCTTSGVALPGVDYELIVLLGLDPSVKRYMMYHQGCFAGGTVLRLAKDLAENNKDARVLIVCSENTSVTFRGPSETDMDSLVGQALFADGAAAIIIGSDPIPEVENPLFEIVSTDQQLVPNSHGAIGGLLREVGLTFYLNKSVPDIISQNINDALSKAFDPLGISDYNSIFWIAHPGGRAILDQVEQKVNLKPEKMKATRDVLSNYGNMSSACVFFIMDLMRKRSLERGLKTTGEGLDWGVLFGFGPGLTIETVVLRSVAI